A region of the Myxococcus stipitatus DSM 14675 genome:
CAGGGCCATGAGCGCGAGTCTTCGACGAATGACCTTCATGGCGCGCGAGTCTGCCATGTGGTTTGCAGGCAAACAAACTAGGACCGCGTGCGGGAGCCTGGTGCGCACGTGGAGTGCGCGGAAGGTCCTAGAACGGACAGATGACCGGGCCGCCGTGGCGGCTGCAGACGTTCCGGTCGATGAACCAGGAGTTCATCGTCGGGCTCCAGTACGAGTACATGTTCATGCCGCTGCTGCAGCGGACCGACGAGGTGCGCACGAGGCAGTGGAGGTTCTCGTCGTACTCGAGGGCCGACTGGGACTCGCCCAGCACGGCGGAGTCCTCTGGCGCGGTGGGGGCCTCGGTGCCGCCACAGCCCGCCAGCCACAGCGCGCCCGCCAGCCACAGCGACTTCTTCATTCCGCTTCGCATGGTGCTCTCCTCGGTGAGACAGCTCGGGTTGGAGGAGTGCAATTGTAGCTGAGATGCAGTTTCAACGGGAGTCACAACGGGAGATTCTCCCGGTGCGGCGGCGCGCATGTGGGTGGCGCGCCGCCGACGGCCGGGGGGGCTACTCGACGACGACGAGCTTCGCGTTGTTCTCGACGGCGGTGCCTTCCTTGGCGAACAGCTCCGTCACCTTGCCCGCCTTGGGGCTCTTGAGCTCGTTCTCCATCTTCATGGCCTCCACCACGACGAGGCCCTGGCCCTCCTTCACCTCGTCGCCCACCTTCACCAGCACCTTCACCACCTTGCCGGGCATGGGCGCGGTGATGAGCTGCTTGCCCTCCACGCTGAAGGCGGCGGTGCCCGCGCGCAGCCGCAGCCGGCGCTCGTCCGCGATGTCGAAGCGGTTCACCTGGCCGCGCAGGAGCACGCCGACCTCGTCGCCGTTCTCCTCGAACTCGGCGCTGTAGGACTGGCCGTCCACCAGCATGCTCATGGTGCCGTGCTCGAGCGCCAGCGCGTCCACCTGGTAGGTGACGCCGTTGACGGTCAGCTTGAACCGGTCACCGCCCAGCGGCTCCAGGTCCACCGGCACCGCTTCCTTCTGTCCCTGCTGCTTCGTGAAATAGCGCATGGAAGTCTCGTGAGGTTCGCGGGGGTTAGCGGCGGCGCGAGCGCAGCGCCAGGCGCCACGGGCTGATGCGGCCCTGGTTCGCCGCGTCGGACGCGCCGGCCTTGGCTCCGGGCAGCGTCTTCGCGCGCTTCGCATCGCGCTGGTACGCGTGGACGGCGCCGGCCAGCAGGGCCATGTCCGTCAGCTTCGGGTCCTCCACGCCTTGCAGCGGCGTGTGCTCGCGGCCGAGGAAGCCCGTGTCGTAGTCGCCACCGACGAACTCCGGGTGGGCCAGAATCGCCTTCAGGTAGCGGATGTTGGTGGTGATGCCCTTCACCACGTACTCCCCCAGCGCGCGCTGGGCCCGGGCAATCGCCTCCTGCCGCGTGGGGGCCCACACGGACAGCTTGGAGATCATCGGGTCGTAGAAGTTGGGCACCGTGTACCCGGGGAACACGCCCGAGTCGTCGCGCACGTTGGGGCCGCCCGGCACGCGCAGGTAGGTGATCTTGCCGGGGCTGGGCATGAAGTTGCGCGACGGGTCCTCCGCGTACACGCGCACTTCGATGGAGTGGCCGTTGGGCGTGGGCGCCTGGAGCAGGGGGAGCTTCTCGCCCTCGGCGACCTTGATTTGCAGGGCGACCAGGTCCAGGCCCGTCACCCACTCCGTCACGGGGTGCTCCACCTGGAGGCGGGTGTTCATCTCCAGGAAGTAGAAGTTGCGGTGCACGTCGACCAGGAACTCCACCGTGCCCGCGCCCACGTAGTTGACGGCCTTGGCCGCCTTCACGGCGACCTCGCCCATCTTCGCGCGCATCTCCGGCGTGAGGATGGGGCTGGGCGTCTCCTCCACCACCTTCTGGTGGCGGCGCTGCGCGGAGCACTCGCGCTCGTTCAGGTGGATGACGTTGCCGTGCGAGTCGGCGAACACCTGGATCTCCACGTGGTGCGGCTTCTCGAGATACTTCTCGATGTAGACGGCGTCGTTGCCGAAGGCGTTGAGGGCCTCGCTCTTGGCGGAGCGCCAGGCGGACTCGAAGTCGGCGAGTCCCTCGACGCGGCGCATGCCCTTGCCGCCGCCGCCGCCCGCGGCCTTGAGCATGACGGGGAAGCCAATCTTCTGGGCGTAGTCGCGGGCCTCGGCCTCGGTGGCGATGGGCTCGGTGGTGCCGGGGACGACGGGCACGCCCGCCTTGATCATGTTGGCGCGCGCGCGGGTCTTCTCGCCCATGGCGTCCATGGCGGAGGCGGGCGGGCCGATGAAGGTGATGCCGGCGGCCTCGCAGGCGCGCACGAAGGAGGCGTTCTCGGAGAGGAAGCCGTAGCCGGGATGGATGGCATCCGCGCCGGACTGCTTCGCGGCCTCGAGGATGCGCTCCTGGACCAGGTAGC
Encoded here:
- a CDS encoding biotin/lipoyl-containing protein, translating into MRYFTKQQGQKEAVPVDLEPLGGDRFKLTVNGVTYQVDALALEHGTMSMLVDGQSYSAEFEENGDEVGVLLRGQVNRFDIADERRLRLRAGTAAFSVEGKQLITAPMPGKVVKVLVKVGDEVKEGQGLVVVEAMKMENELKSPKAGKVTELFAKEGTAVENNAKLVVVE
- the accC gene encoding acetyl-CoA carboxylase biotin carboxylase subunit; its protein translation is MPKIRKVLVANRGEIAIRVMRTCKELGIATVAVYSEADRSALHVRTADQAFFVGPPPSRESYLVQERILEAAKQSGADAIHPGYGFLSENASFVRACEAAGITFIGPPASAMDAMGEKTRARANMIKAGVPVVPGTTEPIATEAEARDYAQKIGFPVMLKAAGGGGGKGMRRVEGLADFESAWRSAKSEALNAFGNDAVYIEKYLEKPHHVEIQVFADSHGNVIHLNERECSAQRRHQKVVEETPSPILTPEMRAKMGEVAVKAAKAVNYVGAGTVEFLVDVHRNFYFLEMNTRLQVEHPVTEWVTGLDLVALQIKVAEGEKLPLLQAPTPNGHSIEVRVYAEDPSRNFMPSPGKITYLRVPGGPNVRDDSGVFPGYTVPNFYDPMISKLSVWAPTRQEAIARAQRALGEYVVKGITTNIRYLKAILAHPEFVGGDYDTGFLGREHTPLQGVEDPKLTDMALLAGAVHAYQRDAKRAKTLPGAKAGASDAANQGRISPWRLALRSRRR